The nucleotide sequence CGGCGTGCGCGGCGTGCTCGGCGCCGGCACCGGGCTCGGCATGGTCTTCATGGTCTGGACCGGCAAGAGCTATCAGGTCGTGCCCTCCGAAGGGGGCAAGGTGGATTTCGCGCCGATCAACGAAATACAGAACCGGCTGTGGGGCTATCTGCGCCATCGCCGGGAGCGGGTCGGCTACGAGACGGTGCTCTCCGGGCGCGGCATGGAGCGCATCTACGCGTTCCTGAGCGAAGCCGATACGATACGCATCCGAACCGCAGGCGGCGGCACGCAGGAAGCTTCGCTGCCCGCAGCCGAGATCACGTCGCGCGCGCTCGAAGGCAGCGATCCACGGGCGGTGTCGGCCATAAACCTGTTTCTCGAAATCTACGGTGCGGTTGCGGGCAATTTCGCGCTCACGCTGCTCTCCCGGGGCGGACTCTATGTCGCCGGCGGCATCGCGCCGCGGCTCGCCGCGTTGTTCGCGCAGAGCGCCTTCATGGATGCGTTCTGCGCCAAGGGCAAATTCGCCGAGCTGATGCGAACCATCCCCGTCCACGTCGTCATGTCCCCCGATGTGGGCCTGCGCGGCGCGGTCGCCATCGCCGTCGAGGCCGCTTCGGCCTGAAACGCCAGCCATTCGAGAACCACACCACCCCGGCGCTGCGCGCCACCCCTCCTCGTGAGAGGAGGGGAAAGCCAACCACTCCCCTCCTCGTCGAGGAGGGGCTGGACGCGACAACGTCGCGGACGGGGTGGTCTCACGCGACCGAAAACCACACCACCCCGCCTCCCTTCGCCGG is from Betaproteobacteria bacterium and encodes:
- a CDS encoding glucokinase, whose product is GVRGVLGAGTGLGMVFMVWTGKSYQVVPSEGGKVDFAPINEIQNRLWGYLRHRRERVGYETVLSGRGMERIYAFLSEADTIRIRTAGGGTQEASLPAAEITSRALEGSDPRAVSAINLFLEIYGAVAGNFALTLLSRGGLYVAGGIAPRLAALFAQSAFMDAFCAKGKFAELMRTIPVHVVMSPDVGLRGAVAIAVEAASA